The following proteins are co-located in the Telopea speciosissima isolate NSW1024214 ecotype Mountain lineage chromosome 9, Tspe_v1, whole genome shotgun sequence genome:
- the LOC122639678 gene encoding glycerophosphodiester phosphodiesterase GDPDL3-like, translating to MPILRSLLLLFVLYQAAVVSARGSKSISPWQTLSGNAPLVVARGGFSGIFPDSSVNAYNLAQLTSLSNVILWCDVQLTKDGAGICFPTLTLDNYSDISTVFQNGKANVYQVNGVAVQGWFSVDYTLKELANVYLTQGVFSRSDKYDGIFNILTVEEVVSSEVQPAGLWLNIQHDAFFRQHNLSMRSFVLSISKHVVVDYVSSPEVGFLSSIASRFKGTKTKLVFRFLGMNDVEPSTNQTYGSLLSNLTLVKTFASGILVPKTYIWPVNSGLYLQSPTSVVSDAHNQGLEVFASDFANDVVFSYNYSYDPIAEYLSFVDNGNFSVDGVLSDFPITPSEAIDCFSHISKNSTGQAPPVVITHNGASGVYPGCTDVAYQQAVEDGADVIDCSVQMTSDGIPICLGSINLIEGTTVALSPYGIRSVIIPELQNTAGIFTFNLTWKEIQNLKPAISNPFLDYQLYRYPAHKNSGNLVSLDYFLSFAKTKPLSGVLVSVENAAYLAEYQGLSVIDAVIDSLNKSGYNNQTLQKVMIQSTNSSVLKEFKMKTSYELVYQVDETIRDALNSSIKDIKGFAHSVSVTKQTIFPKNQGFLTGVTNVVDKLHSYNLSVYAYVFTNEFVSQAWDFFSDPTVEINNFVSAANIDGLITEFPGTAVSYRKNKCLTMGNNTPNYMLPVQPDGLMQSIPNNALPPAEAPNQILTDSNVIEPPLPPVVQKLPTFVTPGPAAAPTASTPNGQPQRATDFFLSSLLLVLLAFLIF from the exons ATGCCGATCCTCCGATCGCTGTTGTTGCTGTTTGTGCTATATCAAGCAGCTGTGGTCTCAGCTCGGGGATCCAAAAGCATCAGTCCATGGCAGACGTTGAGTG GAAATGCACCTTTAGTTGTTGCAAGGGGTGGTTTCTCAGGGATATTTCCCGATTCCAGTGTTAATGCCTACAATTTGGCACAGTTGACTAGCTTATCAAATGTGATCTTATGGTGCGATGTACAGTTGACGAAGGATGGAGCTGGGATCTGCTTTCCAACCCTCACTCTAGACAACTATTCTGACATTTCAACTGTTTTCCAAAATGGAAAGGCAAACGTCTATCAAGTGAATGGGGTAGCTGTGCAAGGATGGTTTTCTGTGGATTATACTTTAAAAGAGTTAGCCAATGTCTACT TGACTCAAGGAGTTTTTTCTCGAAGTGATAAGTATGATGGGATATTCAATATACTTACTGTTGAAGAAGTAGTATCATCCGAAGTCCAACCGGCTGGCTTGTGGTTGAATATTCAG CATGATGCATTCTTCAGGCAACATAATTTGAGCATGCGAAGCTTTGTGCTTTCTATATCAAAACATGTTGTTGTTGATTATGTCTCATCACCGGAGGTGGGTTTCCTGAGCAGTATTGCTTCACGATTTAAAGGAACAAAGACGAAACTGGTCTTCCGTTTTCTTGGGATGAATGATGTTGAGCCATCAACTAACCAGACTTATGGTTCACTTTTAAGTAATCTTACACTTGTCAAGACATTTGCCTCTGGAATACTTGTTCCCAAGACATATATATGGCCTGTAAATTCTGGTCTATATCTACAATCTCCTACATCTGTTGTGTCGGATGCTCATAATCAAGGACTGGAAGTATTTGCCTCGGACTTTGCAAATGATGTAGTTTTTAGCTACAACTACAGCTATGACCCTATAGCTGAGTATCTTTCATTTGTTGACAATGGTAATTTCTCTGTTGATGGTGTGCTGTCAGACTTCCCTATAACTCCATCAGAGGCCATAG ATTGCTTTTCTCATATAAGCAAGAATAGTACTGGACAAG CACCACCAGTGGTTATCACGCACAATGGAGCTAGTGGAGTCTACCCTGGCTGTACTGATGTTGCTTATCAGCAAGCTGTAGAAGATGGTGCCGATGTTATTGACTGCTCTGTTCAAATGACAAGCGATGGGATCCCCATATGCTTAGGCTCAATTAATCTTATAGAGGGCACAACAGTCGCTCTGTCACCTTACGGCATTCGTTCCGTTATTATTCCTGAGCTTCAGAATACCGCTGGGATTTTTACGTTCAACCTCACATGGAAAGAGATTCAAAACTTGAAGC cTGCTATATCGAATCCATTCTTGGATTACCAGTTGTACCGGTATCCAGCACATAAAAATTCTGGAAATCTTGTCTCATTGGATTATTTTTTAAGCTTTGCAAAAACCAAGCCTCTTTCTGGGGTCTTGGTAAGTGTAGAG AATGCTGCCTACCTTGCAGAGTATCAGGGTTTAAGCGTAATTGATGCAGTTATTGATTCCTTAAACAAGTCTGGTTACAATAACCAGACACTCCAGAAAGTAATGATCCAGTCCACCAACAGCTCTGTTCTGAAGGAGTTTAAAATGAAAACCAGTTATGAGCTTGTATACCAGGTTGATGAGACTATCCGTGATGCCCTTAACTCATCCATCAAGGACATCAAGGGATTTGCACATTCTGTGTCGGTCACCAAGCAGACCATCTTTCCGAAAAACCAAGGCTTCCTCACTGGTGTTACTAATGTGGTGGATAAGCTTCATTCATATAACTTATCTGTCTATGCATATGTGTTTACTAATGAGTTTGTATCGCAAGCATGGGACTTCTTCTCAGACCCAACAGTCGAGATAAATAACTTTGTAAGCGCAGCTAATATTGATGGACTCATCACCGAATTCCCAGGGACAGCCGTATCATACAGAA AAAACAAATGTTTAACCATGGGCAACAACACACCAAACTACATGCTTCCTGTTCAGCCTGATGGTCTCATGCAATCCATTCCTAATAATGCTTTGCCACCAGCTGAGGCTCCGAATCAAATCCTGACAGATTCTAATGTCATAGAGCCACCTTTGCCTCCTGTTGTACAGAAACTGCCAACCTTCGTAACACCTGGACCAGCTGCAGCTCCAACTGCATCTACTCCAAATGGCCAGCCACAGAGAGCCACTGATTTTTTcctatcatctcttcttcttgtgctTCTTGCGTTTCTCATATTCTGA